In Methanomassiliicoccales archaeon, a single genomic region encodes these proteins:
- a CDS encoding zinc-dependent alcohol dehydrogenase family protein, translating to MVLEECKSVEEKPLKLLDVPKPVPARNEVRIKIKACGVCHTDLHTVEGELPLPKLPIVPGHEVVGIVDELGEECYRYKKGERVGVAWLYSSCGLCKFCKMGLENLCENAKFTGLHANGGYEEYMVVREDYAYPIPDIFSDENAAPLLCAGVIGYRSFRHSNVKPGQKLGLFGFGASAHIVIQLANILGCDVYVFTRSEKHREHARKLGAKWVGDARDASPEKLDSAIIFAPAGWIVREALKSIDRAGTLVINAIHMSPIPELPYDLLWHERKIASVANVTREDAEQFLKIAGRIPIRTEVRSFKLEEANVAMQLMKKSEIEGAAVLRIE from the coding sequence ATGGTGCTTGAAGAATGCAAATCCGTCGAGGAAAAGCCCCTCAAACTTCTTGACGTTCCAAAGCCTGTACCAGCTAGGAATGAAGTAAGGATTAAAATCAAAGCCTGCGGCGTTTGCCATACGGACCTCCATACAGTTGAAGGTGAGCTACCCCTCCCAAAATTGCCAATCGTTCCAGGTCATGAGGTAGTCGGTATTGTTGATGAGCTCGGTGAGGAATGTTACCGTTACAAGAAAGGAGAGCGAGTTGGTGTCGCATGGCTCTATTCCTCATGTGGTCTTTGCAAATTCTGTAAGATGGGGCTTGAAAATTTGTGCGAAAATGCAAAATTCACGGGCCTCCATGCAAATGGGGGATATGAAGAATATATGGTCGTGAGGGAGGATTATGCGTATCCCATCCCAGATATTTTTTCAGACGAAAATGCGGCACCGTTGCTTTGCGCTGGTGTCATCGGATATAGATCGTTCCGTCATTCCAATGTAAAACCAGGTCAAAAATTGGGACTTTTTGGCTTCGGCGCGTCAGCTCACATTGTAATTCAATTAGCAAACATCTTGGGATGTGACGTTTATGTGTTCACGAGAAGCGAGAAGCACAGAGAACATGCAAGGAAATTGGGGGCCAAATGGGTTGGGGATGCACGGGACGCTTCCCCGGAGAAACTCGATAGCGCCATCATATTTGCGCCTGCTGGTTGGATTGTTCGAGAAGCGCTCAAATCAATCGACCGAGCTGGGACTCTAGTGATAAATGCGATACATATGTCCCCGATACCTGAGCTTCCATACGATTTGTTGTGGCATGAGCGTAAGATTGCAAGCGTTGCGAATGTGACAAGGGAGGATGCAGAACAGTTTCTCAAAATCGCCGGACGGATTCCTATTAGGACAGAAGTTCGCTCATTTAAGCTTGAGGAAGCTAATGTGGCGATGCAGTTGATGAAGAAATCAGAGATTGAAGGTGCGGCGGTGCTCAGAATCGAGTGA
- a CDS encoding amidohydrolase family protein: MIIDSHVHIWKRTMLPNSILRAYLEPLLELDGLIDMSIDREQDWPMSEVDAEMLISSMDAAGIDKSVVLPLDFGRIEEPRATVEVYNEWVFESCASYGDRLIPFIGVDPMRGKRAHDLIEKMVKKFDAKGVKIYPGTGFRPDDSLVGEFWNLVNDLNLIVVTHAGASWGPLDESFNHPIYFKNVLERFPSIKIIIAHLGGKWRFETYELAREFENVYTDCSALQGWLPSQPEIAISRLREAASLMPDRLIFGSDWPLFDMSYPHSQWVRFLVENNWADEEVKERVLGKTFLSLV; encoded by the coding sequence ATGATCATTGATTCCCACGTGCACATTTGGAAACGAACGATGCTACCAAATTCTATACTACGGGCGTATCTCGAGCCTTTGCTCGAGCTGGATGGTCTCATCGATATGAGCATCGATAGGGAGCAGGACTGGCCGATGTCTGAGGTTGATGCGGAGATGCTCATTTCTTCAATGGATGCCGCTGGCATTGACAAGAGTGTGGTCTTGCCACTTGATTTTGGAAGAATCGAGGAACCACGTGCGACCGTTGAAGTATATAATGAATGGGTCTTTGAATCCTGCGCCAGCTATGGAGATAGGCTCATTCCATTCATCGGCGTCGATCCGATGCGGGGGAAAAGGGCGCACGACCTCATCGAAAAGATGGTCAAGAAATTCGATGCAAAAGGGGTTAAGATTTACCCAGGAACTGGATTTCGACCCGATGACAGCTTGGTTGGTGAATTTTGGAACCTTGTTAACGATCTAAACCTCATCGTTGTCACTCATGCTGGAGCGAGCTGGGGGCCACTTGATGAGAGTTTCAATCATCCAATTTATTTTAAGAATGTTCTGGAGAGGTTTCCATCAATCAAAATCATCATCGCACATCTTGGTGGAAAATGGCGATTTGAGACATATGAGTTGGCCAGGGAATTTGAGAATGTGTACACGGACTGCTCAGCTCTTCAGGGTTGGCTTCCGTCCCAACCGGAGATCGCAATCTCGCGTTTAAGGGAAGCTGCATCTCTCATGCCGGATCGTTTGATTTTCGGATCAGACTGGCCCTTGTTTGACATGAGCTATCCGCACTCCCAATGGGTTCGTTTTCTTGTTGAAAATAATTGGGCGGATGAAGAAGTAAAGGAAAGAGTACTTGGCAAAACATTTCTCTCTTTGGTTTAA
- a CDS encoding YfcE family phosphodiesterase, translating into MLIAFISDIHANVIAFDAVLKDIEKYEADAIICAGDIVGYYPYPNETIERVASHRISSIVGNHDRAVVRINPVGMNRMAAEAILWTAKNIKAEYVDYLRSLRSRMTTQIDDLVVGVYHGSPRDDDEYLYEIDATEELLEMSGSWLVVTGHTHIPFIKKMKRGMIINAGSVGQPRDSDPRASYILFDSSSREAWIRRVEYDFSEVERKVREAGLPQFLGERLKYGF; encoded by the coding sequence GTGCTTATCGCCTTCATTTCGGACATCCATGCTAATGTAATCGCATTTGATGCCGTGCTGAAGGATATAGAGAAATACGAGGCAGATGCAATCATCTGTGCCGGTGATATTGTCGGTTATTACCCATATCCAAATGAAACCATCGAGCGCGTTGCATCACATCGGATCAGTTCGATCGTCGGGAATCATGATCGAGCTGTCGTGAGGATCAATCCCGTCGGCATGAATAGAATGGCAGCTGAAGCGATTCTATGGACGGCAAAGAATATCAAAGCTGAATATGTTGATTACCTGCGATCTCTCCGTTCACGAATGACCACTCAGATAGACGATTTGGTAGTCGGCGTTTATCACGGATCACCGAGGGACGATGATGAATATCTCTATGAAATTGATGCGACTGAAGAGTTGCTTGAGATGAGTGGCTCATGGCTTGTCGTCACTGGTCATACGCATATACCGTTCATTAAGAAAATGAAACGAGGGATGATAATTAATGCCGGCTCTGTGGGACAACCAAGGGACAGTGACCCGCGCGCAAGCTACATCCTCTTCGATTCAAGCTCAAGGGAAGCATGGATCAGAAGAGTAGAGTACGATTTTAGTGAAGTTGAGAGAAAAGTGAGGGAAGCCGGGCTTCCTCAGTTCCTAGGGGAGAGATTGAAGTATGGCTTTTGA
- a CDS encoding nitroreductase family protein, with protein sequence MNLMQVHEAIKERRAKRALDTTPIEKNVLNELIDAIRFAPSCFNNQPWRIIIVSDKETLQEVKRTLSKGNAWATRSPLIFVVASRPEDDCRLSDRRDYHLFSCGLAIGQMLLMATELKLIAHPIAGYDPIEIKKILKIPEEYIVITLVICGYQGSDQSLLSPKQLEAELERPERKPISENFFSNTWGNPITP encoded by the coding sequence ATGAACCTCATGCAGGTACACGAAGCGATTAAAGAAAGGAGGGCAAAGAGGGCTCTCGACACGACCCCAATTGAAAAAAATGTTTTGAATGAACTTATCGATGCCATACGATTCGCACCCTCGTGTTTTAACAATCAGCCGTGGCGAATCATTATCGTTTCTGATAAAGAAACGCTACAAGAGGTTAAGAGAACACTCTCAAAAGGAAACGCGTGGGCGACGCGCTCACCATTGATCTTCGTTGTTGCTTCGAGGCCTGAGGACGACTGCCGTCTCAGCGACCGCAGAGATTATCACCTTTTCAGTTGCGGACTAGCGATCGGACAGATGCTGCTGATGGCAACCGAACTCAAATTGATAGCACATCCAATCGCAGGTTACGATCCTATAGAAATCAAAAAAATCCTAAAAATTCCAGAAGAATACATCGTTATAACTCTCGTCATATGCGGATACCAGGGGTCAGACCAATCGCTTTTATCACCTAAGCAGTTGGAAGCTGAATTAGAAAGACCTGAAAGAAAACCGATCAGTGAGAATTTCTTCTCCAATACATGGGGGAATCCGATTACACCATAG
- a CDS encoding DUF211 domain-containing protein, protein MSDIKRLVLDVLKPHHPSIVELSKRLSVLSGVSGVNCTLEEVDQETESIKITIEGTSIDFEEVERTIADTGAVIHSVDSVSAGKKLVEEVETPQDR, encoded by the coding sequence TTGAGCGACATCAAACGATTGGTTCTCGATGTTCTCAAGCCACACCACCCCTCGATTGTCGAACTTTCCAAGCGGTTGAGTGTATTGAGCGGTGTCTCTGGTGTAAATTGTACTTTAGAAGAGGTTGACCAAGAGACGGAAAGTATCAAGATCACGATCGAGGGAACATCAATCGACTTTGAGGAAGTCGAGCGGACAATCGCAGACACGGGTGCTGTGATCCACTCAGTCGACAGCGTTTCTGCTGGCAAGAAACTCGTTGAAGAAGTCGAAACGCCTCAGGATCGTTGA
- a CDS encoding signal recognition particle subunit SRP19/SEC65 family protein, with translation MVFDEDTAWVLWPEYFDIKRKRSQGRKVRRSLAINDPTVELLAKAVEKLGLEYRIEKDKAYPSNWWDHKGRILVEKSMPKSKLIALVAAELSKIQRS, from the coding sequence ATGGTCTTCGACGAGGACACGGCTTGGGTTCTCTGGCCAGAATATTTTGACATAAAACGGAAGCGTTCGCAGGGAAGGAAGGTTCGACGGTCGTTAGCAATCAACGATCCAACGGTTGAGTTATTGGCAAAAGCGGTCGAAAAATTGGGATTGGAGTATAGAATCGAAAAGGATAAGGCGTATCCTTCGAACTGGTGGGATCATAAGGGAAGAATCCTCGTCGAAAAGTCAATGCCAAAGTCCAAGTTGATTGCACTGGTTGCTGCAGAACTTTCGAAAATTCAACGATCCTGA
- a CDS encoding metallophosphoesterase produces the protein MNAQPIPDHPVLEITNDEKILCAGDLHIGLEEELRRKGIHVPSQTHRMEEELHVLSKSHDRLILLGDIKHQVPGTTRQENIEIPLFLTKMKALFKRIDIVKGNHDGGVEECLPDGVVLHSSAGFSVGNIGFLHGHTWPSLDLVSCEILVMSHNHPTVIFEDGLGNVQTEPCWLRASPTNTAFDYFDTFPNEIIIMPALNRMLGGSPVNTEDCELLGPLFKNKIIDVANAEVHLLDGVNLGRVKDITVSYRNRGSLLSR, from the coding sequence ATGAATGCGCAGCCCATTCCAGATCATCCTGTTCTCGAGATTACGAACGACGAAAAAATCCTTTGTGCGGGTGACCTCCATATCGGCCTTGAGGAGGAGCTGAGGAGAAAAGGGATACATGTGCCGAGTCAGACTCATAGAATGGAAGAAGAACTTCATGTGTTAAGCAAATCTCATGACCGGTTGATTCTCCTCGGCGACATCAAGCACCAAGTACCAGGGACAACGAGACAGGAGAACATCGAAATCCCTCTATTTTTAACGAAGATGAAAGCCCTTTTCAAACGAATCGATATTGTCAAGGGGAACCATGACGGGGGTGTGGAGGAGTGCCTGCCTGACGGAGTCGTTTTGCACTCCTCAGCAGGGTTCTCGGTCGGGAATATTGGGTTTCTTCATGGGCACACATGGCCTTCACTCGATCTCGTTTCATGTGAAATTCTTGTCATGTCTCACAATCATCCCACAGTGATTTTTGAAGATGGACTCGGGAATGTGCAGACGGAGCCGTGTTGGTTGAGGGCTTCCCCTACGAACACAGCTTTCGATTATTTTGATACTTTTCCGAACGAGATCATCATTATGCCCGCTCTCAATCGAATGCTTGGCGGCTCGCCAGTCAACACAGAAGATTGTGAACTACTAGGTCCACTCTTCAAAAATAAGATTATTGATGTCGCCAACGCTGAGGTTCATCTCCTCGACGGCGTCAATCTTGGCAGGGTGAAAGATATCACTGTTTCCTATCGAAATAGAGGCTCTTTGTTGTCGCGCTGA
- a CDS encoding cation-translocating P-type ATPase, with the protein MENQSTVGANSENSWEFLETDVVLSLLKTDVEKGLSTEEARSRLNVYGYNELASRKRVSPVHILIKQFRNLLLILLLIATIISAFMGELVDAIVILVIVIFVVILGFAQEYRAERALEALKKLLAPTCTVRRDGLEIQIPAKELVPGDIVVLAAGDKVPADMRLVEATNLQVDEAPLTGESLPVLKTVKPLPRGVARSERINMLFFGTTVICGKGKGVVTATGMKTEFGKIAEALSQVEEEKTPLERRMDEIGKKLGFISLILVILILGYETIMSFYLYGALSFNFFFRVLLFAVALAVAAVPEALPAIVTANLAIGMRKMAERNALIRKMHAIETLGSTQVICTDKTGTLTKGEMTVRQVYFAGKCYEVTGVGYDPTGEVLLGGVPISVEERKQITRLARAAILCNDARLEYDESGRRVVKGDTTEGALIVFAEKIDSSLVHLRNVCGRFYEIPFSSERKMMTTMHEFSDTGQIAIAKGAPEIILARCSHHMASESIEPLLESERNRIMSIAEEMASNGMRVLAVAERPLPAEVDVTSASDVERDLIFLGLIGMMDPPRKDAIDAINVAKRIGIRTIMITGDHKLTAVAIARELGIYAEGDLVLTGEELEQIPDEEYEKIVEKVTVYARVSPLHKLKIVEAWKKRNYVVAMTGDGVNDAPALKRADIGIAMGITGTDVAKEASHMVLGDDNFATIIKAVEYGRLIYGNIKKYLTYLLQANLVEIAVIALGVLVVLPLFGFSGEGAFPLLAVHILYINLATDGLPALALSFSPGDPDLMTLPPRPKNEPVFTRDVKLFLLRALIIETPVLLLGFLAALHLGVDAARSRMFLMFIAIELVIALSCRSLTFPISKVKPHRLLMFTVIWEIILIVILLQIPVTREALHLVPPSIEDIAWVIGGAIIVLLSMELLKHVLSHYRNKKKLNPYEAAS; encoded by the coding sequence GTGGAAAATCAATCGACGGTTGGAGCGAATTCTGAAAATTCCTGGGAGTTTCTGGAAACCGACGTCGTTTTGTCTTTATTGAAGACTGATGTGGAAAAGGGGTTGTCTACTGAAGAGGCCCGTTCGCGTTTAAATGTATATGGCTATAATGAACTAGCTAGCCGCAAACGAGTATCGCCAGTCCATATCCTGATCAAGCAATTCAGGAACCTGCTCCTGATCTTACTCTTAATTGCTACAATTATCTCGGCTTTTATGGGAGAATTAGTTGATGCGATAGTAATTCTGGTAATTGTCATTTTTGTTGTTATTCTAGGTTTCGCACAGGAATACAGGGCTGAGAGAGCTCTTGAGGCCCTGAAGAAATTGCTAGCACCTACGTGTACAGTGAGGCGCGACGGTCTAGAAATCCAAATTCCAGCTAAAGAGTTGGTTCCCGGGGACATTGTAGTGCTCGCCGCGGGAGACAAAGTGCCAGCGGACATGCGTCTTGTTGAGGCGACGAATCTCCAGGTGGATGAAGCCCCCCTCACCGGTGAGTCTTTGCCAGTCTTAAAAACGGTTAAGCCGTTGCCTAGGGGTGTTGCCCGATCCGAAAGGATTAATATGCTTTTTTTCGGAACAACGGTGATTTGTGGGAAAGGAAAGGGCGTCGTCACGGCAACTGGAATGAAAACCGAATTCGGCAAGATCGCAGAGGCTTTGAGTCAGGTTGAAGAGGAGAAGACTCCGCTTGAAAGGCGGATGGACGAGATTGGAAAAAAACTAGGCTTTATCTCTTTAATTCTCGTGATATTAATATTGGGATATGAGACAATAATGAGTTTCTATCTCTATGGAGCGTTGAGTTTCAACTTCTTTTTTAGGGTTCTCCTGTTTGCAGTAGCTTTGGCTGTCGCAGCTGTTCCCGAAGCGTTGCCGGCGATTGTCACCGCAAATCTCGCTATAGGAATGCGCAAGATGGCCGAAAGGAATGCTCTCATTCGAAAAATGCATGCGATTGAGACGCTCGGCAGCACTCAAGTAATTTGCACAGACAAAACGGGGACATTGACCAAGGGTGAAATGACTGTAAGGCAGGTATACTTTGCAGGAAAATGTTACGAAGTAACGGGAGTAGGTTATGACCCCACTGGGGAGGTCCTCCTTGGAGGCGTGCCTATATCCGTGGAAGAAAGGAAACAAATTACCAGATTAGCTCGGGCAGCTATCCTTTGCAACGATGCTAGACTCGAATACGACGAGAGTGGTAGAAGAGTCGTGAAGGGAGATACGACTGAAGGTGCGCTCATCGTGTTCGCAGAAAAAATCGACTCGTCACTCGTCCACCTACGCAATGTTTGCGGGCGTTTTTATGAAATTCCATTTAGTTCTGAAAGGAAAATGATGACAACAATGCACGAGTTCTCAGATACTGGTCAGATAGCGATTGCGAAAGGTGCCCCCGAGATCATATTGGCCCGTTGTTCTCATCATATGGCGTCTGAATCGATCGAGCCGCTATTAGAAAGTGAGAGAAATCGTATCATGTCAATCGCTGAGGAAATGGCATCAAACGGCATGAGAGTTCTGGCCGTTGCGGAAAGACCCCTGCCTGCGGAAGTTGACGTTACAAGTGCAAGCGACGTTGAAAGGGATTTGATCTTTCTTGGTCTCATCGGTATGATGGATCCACCGCGCAAAGACGCAATTGATGCAATCAATGTAGCAAAGAGAATAGGAATTAGGACAATTATGATTACAGGGGATCATAAACTCACTGCTGTTGCCATAGCGAGGGAACTGGGGATCTACGCAGAGGGAGACTTAGTTTTAACAGGAGAGGAACTTGAGCAAATACCAGATGAAGAGTACGAGAAAATCGTTGAGAAAGTCACTGTCTATGCGCGAGTCTCCCCATTGCATAAATTGAAAATAGTTGAGGCATGGAAAAAGCGAAATTATGTTGTAGCAATGACCGGAGACGGCGTGAACGATGCCCCTGCTTTGAAACGCGCAGACATAGGAATAGCGATGGGGATCACGGGAACCGATGTCGCCAAAGAAGCGTCGCATATGGTCCTTGGAGATGACAATTTCGCGACCATAATAAAAGCAGTGGAATATGGACGACTGATCTACGGCAATATCAAGAAGTATTTGACATATTTACTTCAAGCAAATTTGGTTGAAATCGCTGTTATCGCTCTCGGTGTACTTGTAGTCCTACCATTGTTTGGTTTCTCAGGAGAGGGCGCGTTTCCTCTACTTGCTGTTCACATCTTATATATTAATCTTGCAACGGACGGATTACCAGCATTGGCGTTGAGTTTTTCTCCTGGCGATCCAGACCTAATGACACTACCACCTCGACCCAAGAATGAACCTGTTTTCACCAGGGATGTTAAGCTTTTCCTGCTTCGCGCACTCATCATCGAGACTCCTGTTTTATTATTGGGTTTTCTGGCAGCTCTGCATTTAGGAGTTGATGCTGCCAGGAGCAGAATGTTCTTGATGTTCATTGCTATCGAGCTGGTGATAGCGCTGAGCTGCAGGTCTCTGACATTCCCAATTAGCAAAGTGAAACCTCACAGATTGCTCATGTTTACCGTGATATGGGAAATCATTCTCATTGTTATATTGCTACAGATCCCTGTGACGCGAGAGGCACTTCACCTGGTACCGCCGTCCATCGAAGACATCGCGTGGGTGATAGGCGGCGCGATAATCGTTCTTCTTTCAATGGAATTGCTCAAGCATGTTCTCTCTCACTATCGGAATAAGAAAAAGCTGAATCCGTATGAGGCAGCTAGCTGA
- the dapA gene encoding 4-hydroxy-tetrahydrodipicolinate synthase, whose translation MLGVANLKGIFVAIVTPFTHGDEVDVEGLRKLVDFYIKNGIHGIMTTGGNGEFPHLLPEERKVVLEHVVDAVRGRIPVIACTTGCSVKETILYTKHADNAGADAAIIVQPYYFKLPPEQIFRYYEAVANSTEIPIVVYNNPGYTKNPIPPKLMTRILNIRNVIGLKQSEYDISQTIEIIRVMGDQVSVMTGIDSQLFPALCIGAKGIFSTAACVIPKQMVELYETFMRGDVRKALEIHMKLQTINRFFEYDPGYVAPCKEALRLMGLPAGHVRPPLPELSNEERVQLKEALVNLGVLKN comes from the coding sequence ATGTTAGGTGTAGCAAATTTGAAAGGGATCTTTGTGGCCATCGTCACGCCATTTACGCATGGAGATGAAGTTGACGTCGAAGGTCTTCGAAAACTTGTGGACTTCTACATAAAGAATGGAATCCACGGGATTATGACGACCGGGGGAAATGGAGAATTTCCACATCTTCTTCCCGAGGAAAGAAAGGTGGTGTTAGAGCACGTTGTTGACGCTGTTCGGGGACGAATTCCTGTTATTGCTTGCACAACCGGTTGCAGTGTAAAAGAAACGATTCTTTACACCAAACATGCGGATAATGCGGGCGCGGATGCGGCCATCATCGTTCAGCCTTATTATTTCAAACTCCCACCAGAACAGATCTTCCGTTATTATGAAGCGGTTGCGAATAGCACCGAAATACCGATTGTTGTCTACAACAATCCAGGGTATACAAAAAATCCGATTCCGCCGAAGCTAATGACTAGGATTCTGAACATCAGGAATGTGATTGGCCTCAAGCAAAGCGAATACGATATCAGCCAGACAATCGAGATTATTCGGGTGATGGGTGATCAGGTTTCGGTCATGACTGGCATTGACAGCCAGCTCTTTCCAGCACTTTGCATCGGAGCAAAGGGGATCTTCTCAACGGCGGCCTGCGTTATCCCGAAGCAGATGGTCGAATTGTACGAAACGTTCATGCGAGGCGATGTTAGAAAAGCGCTCGAAATCCATATGAAATTACAGACGATCAATCGATTCTTTGAGTACGACCCGGGATATGTTGCGCCTTGCAAGGAAGCATTAAGACTCATGGGCCTTCCAGCCGGCCACGTAAGACCTCCGCTTCCGGAGCTGTCTAATGAAGAGCGAGTGCAGCTGAAGGAGGCACTTGTTAATCTCGGGGTTCTAAAGAACTGA
- a CDS encoding DUF2148 domain-containing protein, giving the protein MESAVKLVADLMAISAKTAPKGLGKDYVEIKVLTGDDVKKLGDTMIQMAKERNEQGFTRDGKNVLESSAVLLLGLRDHPPNGVDCAGCGFLCEEMKVSHLERDFVGPNCIFRLLDLGIAIGSAVKTASIHNVDNRVMYRVGVAARKAGFINSRIVIGIPLSATTKSLYFDRKQ; this is encoded by the coding sequence ATGGAAAGTGCGGTCAAACTTGTCGCCGATTTGATGGCGATTTCTGCGAAAACTGCGCCAAAAGGACTAGGAAAGGATTACGTCGAAATTAAGGTCCTAACAGGCGATGACGTGAAGAAACTTGGCGATACAATGATCCAGATGGCAAAGGAGAGGAATGAGCAAGGATTCACGAGGGATGGGAAAAATGTACTCGAATCAAGTGCTGTCTTGCTCCTCGGATTACGCGATCACCCTCCAAACGGCGTCGATTGTGCTGGGTGCGGTTTTCTTTGCGAGGAAATGAAGGTGAGTCACCTTGAAAGGGACTTTGTTGGGCCGAATTGCATTTTTAGACTTCTCGATCTGGGAATTGCAATTGGGTCCGCAGTAAAGACCGCAAGCATCCACAATGTTGATAACAGAGTAATGTACAGAGTAGGGGTGGCCGCAAGAAAGGCGGGATTCATCAATTCGAGAATAGTGATCGGGATTCCGCTCAGCGCGACAACAAAGAGCCTCTATTTCGATAGGAAACAGTGA
- a CDS encoding 30S ribosomal protein S8e, whose protein sequence is MALWQGRSQRKPSGGRLRPNRKKRRFEIGSEVQPTHLGEEKLKKYRTMGGNWKVRMLSAKYANVVDPSNKRTARVKIVTVKENPANPNYVQRNIINKGAVIQTEIGLARVTSRPGRDGAINAVLIK, encoded by the coding sequence ATGGCTCTTTGGCAAGGACGGTCGCAGAGAAAACCATCCGGCGGAAGATTGCGACCTAACAGGAAGAAGCGTCGGTTTGAAATCGGTTCGGAAGTGCAGCCGACCCATCTCGGGGAAGAGAAGCTGAAGAAGTATAGGACGATGGGCGGCAACTGGAAAGTTAGGATGCTATCGGCGAAATACGCGAACGTAGTTGATCCTTCAAATAAGAGGACGGCGCGCGTGAAGATCGTAACCGTGAAAGAGAATCCCGCCAATCCCAACTATGTGCAGCGAAACATCATCAATAAGGGCGCGGTCATCCAAACAGAAATAGGTCTTGCCAGGGTGACTTCTCGACCTGGTAGGGATGGTGCTATTAACGCCGTTCTAATCAAATGA